In one window of Legionella fallonii LLAP-10 DNA:
- the smc gene encoding chromosome segregation protein SMC gives MHLKQLKLAGFKSFVDPTVVHFPSQLVAVVGPNGCGKSNIIDAVRWVMGESSAKNLRGESMTDVIFNGSSNRKPVGQASVELVFDNSLGRLTGPFASYGEIAVKRVVTRDGDSSYYLNGSRCRRRDITDIFLGTGAGSRGYSIIGQGTISRLIEAKPEELRAFLEEAAGVSKYKERRRETLQRIEHTRDNLNRVADIREELDKQLQRLERQAKAAERYTVLKEEEKICRAEILALKWQDYTQQQLRKQSELHDLAVRYEQQQSLLTGSNKERTILNEQLQDANDNSQQIQAAFYQLGTEIARLEESIQQQDREKKRLEHDRQQMQEDWQIADEQLKQDQEELQNSEQQAAHLEEQLRQLNIKFKEKEELRQESQIQQREWQSRWQEVQNATNSVKSELQVTQVKAQHLELRRQQIGLRQEKLFQEQATISLADLQQTKADLESKQSKLKETQEFDEAQLKQGNEQANLLRAQLQETEQQLHQLQDDFHRQNSEHAALIAAQKAARQSKTQNKQAIKEWSNKPQLMDILQVEPQWQSVCEMVLTDALHAYVLDDFEELWPQWTLCESQGESVVTMRPLLSKQREYPSLADKIKGSIPASVPNLEHIYTAEHLEQVVSWLPHLADHESIVTSHGFWLGKGWVKLAHPEEQDELGFLGRQQKIVDLGAVVDTLQQKITEVRALRDQYHAQLQQSVNYIELYQLNLSGSNEALRSNINALTANEQAIQQAERQIAMLATEQEELQISLEDTATELIEITEKLNLLDNQFKNYELQQAQFADEKQNWLDTFAIQNKEVEELRITLHQAEKEHDREITKTQQLTDRIAREQERLNVLQERLEHLALLCIQSAAPETELREQLAEQLMKHNEIELQLTESREQLVQFRSNMESLEQSIFNYDRELKQVHEVIAQTRMQEQELAVRASSVQESLDESGLHASSLLEHIPQGTTQSMREDELIALAEKIKRLGAINLAAIEEFVAERQRKLYLDEQYEDLSQALATLEMAIDKMDKETRLRLENTFDEVNTSFKALFPRLFGGGRAQLELTCDNLLEAGIVVMAQPPGKRNSTIHLLSGGEKAMTAVALVFAIFQLNPSPFCMLDEVDAPLDDVNVGRFCDLVKEMSQFVQFLFITHNKVTMELADHLMGVTMREPGVSRLVAVDVKEALTME, from the coding sequence ATGCATCTGAAGCAATTGAAATTAGCGGGGTTTAAATCCTTTGTTGATCCTACCGTAGTTCACTTTCCTAGTCAGTTAGTTGCTGTTGTTGGCCCTAATGGTTGTGGCAAGTCGAATATTATTGATGCGGTACGTTGGGTTATGGGAGAGAGTTCGGCTAAAAATTTACGTGGTGAATCCATGACCGATGTTATTTTTAATGGTTCATCTAATCGTAAACCAGTCGGTCAGGCTTCAGTTGAACTTGTATTTGATAATAGTTTGGGGCGTTTAACCGGTCCTTTTGCCAGTTACGGCGAGATTGCGGTGAAGCGTGTTGTAACACGAGATGGCGATTCCTCCTATTATCTGAATGGTAGTCGTTGTCGGCGACGAGATATTACAGACATCTTTTTAGGTACTGGCGCCGGTTCACGCGGTTATTCTATTATTGGCCAAGGTACTATTTCGCGATTGATTGAGGCAAAACCAGAAGAGTTAAGGGCTTTTCTTGAAGAAGCGGCGGGCGTTTCAAAATATAAGGAGCGTCGTCGTGAGACGTTACAGCGTATAGAACATACTCGTGATAATTTAAACCGAGTCGCAGATATCCGCGAAGAGCTCGATAAACAATTGCAGCGTTTAGAGCGTCAGGCAAAGGCTGCTGAACGTTATACTGTACTGAAAGAAGAAGAAAAAATCTGTCGCGCAGAAATACTCGCACTTAAATGGCAAGATTATACCCAACAACAGTTACGTAAGCAGAGTGAACTGCACGATTTAGCTGTTCGGTATGAACAACAACAAAGCTTGTTGACTGGGTCTAATAAAGAACGCACCATTTTAAATGAACAATTGCAGGATGCTAATGATAATTCGCAACAAATTCAGGCTGCTTTCTATCAATTAGGTACAGAGATTGCTCGTTTAGAAGAATCGATACAACAACAAGATAGAGAAAAAAAACGTCTAGAACATGACAGACAACAGATGCAAGAAGATTGGCAAATTGCTGACGAACAATTAAAACAAGATCAAGAAGAATTACAAAACAGCGAACAACAAGCGGCACATCTAGAAGAGCAGCTCCGGCAATTAAACATAAAATTCAAAGAAAAAGAAGAATTGCGGCAAGAATCTCAAATACAACAACGTGAATGGCAATCACGCTGGCAAGAAGTACAGAATGCAACAAACTCAGTTAAAAGTGAGTTACAAGTTACCCAAGTTAAAGCACAGCATTTAGAATTAAGACGCCAGCAAATAGGATTAAGGCAGGAGAAATTATTTCAAGAACAAGCCACTATTTCTTTAGCTGACTTGCAACAAACTAAAGCAGATCTAGAGAGTAAACAATCTAAGCTAAAAGAAACCCAAGAGTTTGATGAGGCGCAGTTAAAACAAGGGAATGAACAGGCTAATTTGCTGCGAGCCCAATTGCAGGAAACAGAGCAACAATTACATCAGTTACAGGATGATTTTCATCGCCAAAATAGTGAGCACGCTGCATTGATTGCGGCACAAAAGGCTGCAAGACAAAGCAAAACACAGAATAAACAAGCAATTAAAGAATGGTCTAATAAACCCCAATTAATGGACATTTTGCAAGTGGAACCTCAATGGCAATCCGTCTGTGAAATGGTATTAACTGATGCTTTGCATGCCTATGTGCTGGATGACTTTGAGGAGCTATGGCCCCAGTGGACTCTTTGCGAGTCTCAAGGGGAAAGCGTAGTCACAATGAGGCCCTTGCTTAGTAAGCAACGCGAATATCCTAGCCTTGCTGATAAAATTAAAGGCTCTATTCCTGCGTCAGTACCTAACCTGGAGCATATCTATACGGCAGAACATTTAGAGCAGGTAGTTAGTTGGTTACCTCACTTAGCAGATCATGAGTCAATTGTGACGTCCCATGGCTTTTGGTTGGGGAAAGGATGGGTTAAATTAGCTCATCCTGAAGAGCAAGATGAGCTTGGTTTTCTTGGGCGACAACAGAAAATTGTTGATTTGGGTGCGGTAGTCGATACGTTACAGCAAAAGATTACAGAAGTTAGAGCATTACGTGACCAATATCACGCGCAGCTACAACAAAGTGTCAATTATATTGAGTTATATCAATTAAATCTTTCCGGGAGCAACGAGGCTTTAAGAAGTAATATTAATGCCCTGACTGCTAATGAACAGGCTATTCAACAAGCAGAAAGACAGATAGCCATGCTGGCTACCGAACAGGAAGAACTACAAATTTCTCTAGAAGATACTGCAACAGAACTTATAGAAATTACTGAAAAATTAAATCTACTAGATAATCAATTTAAAAATTATGAATTACAGCAGGCTCAATTTGCTGACGAAAAACAAAATTGGCTTGATACCTTCGCAATACAAAACAAAGAAGTAGAAGAGCTGCGCATTACTTTGCACCAAGCAGAAAAGGAACATGATCGAGAGATTACCAAAACCCAACAATTAACCGATAGAATTGCAAGAGAACAGGAGCGTTTAAATGTACTACAAGAACGGTTAGAGCATTTAGCACTTTTATGCATACAATCGGCTGCGCCAGAGACAGAACTTAGGGAACAACTGGCTGAGCAATTGATGAAACATAATGAAATAGAGTTGCAATTGACTGAAAGTCGCGAGCAACTAGTACAATTCAGAAGCAACATGGAGAGTCTAGAGCAATCTATTTTTAATTATGATCGTGAGCTAAAACAGGTACACGAAGTGATTGCACAAACCCGAATGCAGGAGCAAGAATTAGCTGTTCGTGCCAGTTCAGTACAAGAATCTCTTGATGAGTCAGGTTTGCACGCTTCATCTTTATTGGAGCATATTCCGCAGGGAACAACTCAAAGTATGCGCGAAGATGAATTAATTGCTTTAGCGGAGAAAATCAAGCGCTTGGGAGCAATTAATTTAGCCGCTATTGAAGAGTTTGTTGCTGAGCGGCAGCGTAAGCTCTATTTGGACGAGCAATATGAAGATTTAAGCCAGGCCTTAGCCACATTAGAGATGGCCATTGATAAGATGGATAAGGAAACTCGCTTACGACTAGAAAATACGTTTGATGAAGTGAATACTTCTTTTAAAGCCCTTTTCCCCCGACTTTTTGGCGGTGGAAGAGCACAGCTTGAATTAACTTGTGATAATCTGTTAGAAGCTGGTATCGTAGTAATGGCACAACCGCCTGGAAAACGAAATAGTACTATTCATTTGTTATCCGGTGGCGAGAAGGCAATGACTGCTGTCGCATTAGTATTTGCGATTTTTCAGCTAAATCCTTCACCATTCTGCATGTTAGATGAAGTGGATGCTCCTTTAGACGACGTAAATGTGGGACGGTTTTGCGATTTAGTAAAAGAGATGTCACAATTCGTACAATTCCTCTTTATTACTCACAATAAAGTGACTATGGAATTGGCAGATCATTTGATGGGGGTAACTATGCGTGAACCAGGCGTGTCTCGTTTAGTTGCAGTTGATGTGAAAGAAGCTTTGACTATGGAGTAA
- a CDS encoding HAD family acid phosphatase, with protein sequence MKRYANVFRLIALSLSLSLIFSTSAAAEPANLTLVKKELIQYHDSGEYQQELADKIKQARQYIIQQAIANQQHTSKQKLALVLDIDETSLSNYDKMIKHDFTANRARIHKEILAANAPAIKPMLALYQAAKNHGIKVFFVTGRNESERAATVNNLIKAGYTNWTGLYLRPEKYSASSIIPFKTDARKKISEQGYTIIASIGDQYSDIRGGYAQKGFKLPNPYYYLP encoded by the coding sequence ATGAAACGCTACGCAAATGTATTTCGCCTTATTGCTCTGTCTCTGAGTCTATCACTTATTTTTTCTACCTCAGCTGCTGCTGAACCCGCTAATCTCACCTTAGTCAAAAAAGAGTTGATTCAATACCATGATTCGGGAGAGTATCAGCAGGAATTAGCCGATAAAATTAAGCAAGCCCGGCAATACATTATTCAGCAGGCGATTGCTAATCAACAGCATACGTCCAAACAAAAATTAGCATTAGTTTTAGATATAGATGAAACCAGTTTATCCAACTACGATAAAATGATTAAGCATGATTTTACTGCCAATCGTGCTCGGATTCACAAAGAAATCCTGGCAGCAAACGCCCCTGCAATTAAACCCATGTTGGCTCTTTACCAAGCAGCTAAAAATCATGGTATTAAAGTGTTTTTTGTAACTGGTAGAAATGAGTCAGAGCGAGCAGCAACAGTAAACAACCTAATCAAAGCGGGTTATACCAACTGGACGGGTCTTTATTTACGCCCAGAAAAATACTCTGCCTCCTCCATTATTCCTTTCAAAACGGATGCAAGAAAAAAAATCAGCGAGCAAGGTTACACTATTATCGCATCAATTGGTGACCAATACAGTGACATTCGCGGAGGCTACGCTCAGAAAGGGTTTAAATTACCTAATCCCTACTATTATTTGCCATAA
- a CDS encoding C1 family peptidase produces MNKLINAAILSLSTSLVCASQVTLKGEVDIQLNPKNQYGAVHHLKFRLPKYELSPSAKSYLHEQLKQYPKNSVSNASFSSELPPKIKLGMQLTPVLDQGYHGSCVTFAVTAALDAALGAGDYISQLCNLELGSYLAIHDKIQASGWNGSLAPWVLQQISDYGIISQNYQKLNGCAGVRQYPLDNQTDEGTPMSDTEFMAHSIPLSNLINWEPLLSDEDSFSAQADMDQIIRQIKEELAKGNRLTVGILLDIKNGDAGAVGTNRAYNDTWMLTPEILQDAMNSDIIIAGHELVITGYDDNIEVTDEEGNVNRGVFTLRNSWSRFAGDQGDYYVTYDYIKFLTIEVNAIRMKGRLFESKKTV; encoded by the coding sequence ATGAATAAACTAATTAATGCAGCAATTTTGTCACTGTCTACCTCTCTGGTTTGCGCCAGCCAGGTGACTTTGAAGGGGGAAGTAGATATTCAGCTGAATCCTAAAAATCAATATGGTGCTGTACATCATTTAAAGTTCCGTCTACCTAAATATGAATTATCTCCCAGTGCAAAATCTTATTTGCATGAGCAACTGAAGCAATATCCTAAGAACTCAGTGTCTAATGCTTCTTTTTCATCTGAATTACCACCTAAGATAAAATTAGGAATGCAGTTAACACCCGTGTTGGATCAAGGCTATCATGGTAGTTGCGTGACTTTTGCTGTGACTGCGGCTCTAGATGCGGCTTTAGGTGCGGGTGATTATATTAGCCAGTTATGCAATCTTGAGTTAGGCAGTTATTTGGCCATCCATGATAAAATACAAGCAAGCGGCTGGAATGGTTCTTTAGCTCCCTGGGTATTACAACAGATTAGTGACTATGGCATTATCAGTCAGAACTACCAAAAACTGAATGGTTGTGCAGGGGTGAGGCAGTATCCCTTAGATAATCAGACCGATGAGGGCACTCCTATGTCTGATACTGAATTTATGGCACATAGTATTCCTTTATCCAATTTAATCAACTGGGAGCCTTTGCTTTCTGATGAAGATTCATTTTCTGCACAAGCCGATATGGATCAAATCATCAGACAGATTAAAGAAGAGTTGGCAAAAGGCAATCGTTTAACTGTCGGCATACTGTTAGATATTAAGAATGGGGATGCTGGGGCTGTAGGTACTAACAGAGCCTACAATGATACTTGGATGTTAACACCTGAGATTCTACAAGATGCGATGAATAGTGACATTATTATTGCAGGTCATGAGTTAGTTATTACTGGATACGATGATAATATAGAAGTAACTGATGAAGAGGGTAATGTTAACCGAGGGGTGTTTACTTTACGGAATTCTTGGTCCAGATTTGCAGGTGATCAAGGGGATTATTATGTTACCTATGATTACATTAAATTCCTAACAATAGAGGTCAATGCCATTCGTATGAAAGGCAGGCTATTCGAAAGCAAAAAGACCGTCTAA
- a CDS encoding protein kinase family protein, protein MTNPVRIINPTLPENIPIVIALAKSILGNNPGLLEHYTVYSLGENTSYALTLPVLQFIADPTVNSNVPAVRLDIFEPSSENNGNFGKVYPVIKSIIPHNDNGVFDDSGSYVVKEMTANESAPSDKPNKPNWFVRVANKEQYLGGQHPTLGIHYTLVKREKTSFLHMNRAPGLSLEHYRNKLSGEQFLSLVCTLIEEVPQQIHRIIDAGKHKGRMMIHCDLKPENIMAAYVNGQWTVTVIDMGLTKAIEKDSHYSTLQPYGNKLVWDGEMLLADMNEEPKIYDIQSDLYALFICICELAGAPSRDELTDDEVLNDIENPDLTGIFSTMNFDLNMKNQLEQAIRGALRANKMQRTPHNEVLVVFQKALAEVRKNKLMPQMTTPNTNTIQVTAEGLKVWVEQPLDQMILVEENKGRDRKITLKSWLGQFRKLCSLASAEESKRFNTWCSSSVNFRFQSIFIFNLLRFNLLNEYNDEACVRLLLRHEQLIAPLKTEQFLPDLWQKRFQMLTHSMSLQLTTTQADQCAELGLLKRNISHFLKQKIHEKSLKLFHVMQQQLAEQLKLDYKDWVEQLPEFAKLFNRQYQCVVKTEELRKKITPIFSSQNDLKQQFQKWGLTIFNNAEEGNFPEKIDEYFTHYSFLFELLTHFDTQRQVIMPLFDLVPELNQSPINWQSIEESIKKLQLADLQMVTALSQKLELLLLIHDVYACLINQSDVIIEANKTKFATLIKHVVDQTLPEKELKTKFEEMNDYFEDLDELGSFMDQCDKPYPNIQEAIGILLNNNYKIVELADAIRAKNQDFLLIRLDRGLKVILSEGENSSALNERIFTEMSRFFAIPLRYIPPTPKVHSQGNFNSMFLLLPNTEKDEITTPFHFRF, encoded by the coding sequence ATGACAAATCCTGTTCGTATTATTAATCCAACACTCCCTGAAAATATTCCTATAGTTATTGCTTTGGCAAAATCAATCCTCGGCAATAATCCTGGACTGTTAGAACACTACACCGTTTATTCTTTAGGAGAAAACACATCCTATGCTTTAACCCTGCCAGTTCTTCAATTTATCGCTGACCCTACAGTCAACTCGAACGTCCCTGCTGTCCGCTTAGATATTTTTGAACCGAGTAGTGAAAATAATGGAAATTTTGGCAAAGTTTATCCGGTCATCAAATCCATAATTCCACACAACGATAATGGAGTTTTTGATGATTCAGGTTCCTATGTAGTTAAAGAAATGACCGCAAATGAAAGCGCGCCTAGTGATAAACCCAACAAGCCGAATTGGTTTGTTCGCGTAGCAAATAAAGAGCAATATCTAGGAGGACAACATCCAACATTGGGAATACACTATACCTTAGTAAAAAGGGAAAAAACCTCATTCTTACATATGAATCGTGCCCCTGGTTTATCTCTGGAGCATTATAGAAACAAACTCTCTGGCGAGCAGTTTTTAAGCCTTGTTTGTACCTTGATAGAAGAAGTACCACAACAAATTCATCGTATCATCGATGCAGGAAAACACAAAGGCCGCATGATGATTCATTGCGATCTAAAGCCAGAAAATATTATGGCTGCCTATGTGAACGGTCAATGGACCGTCACGGTTATAGACATGGGATTAACCAAAGCAATAGAAAAAGATAGCCACTATTCTACCCTACAACCCTATGGCAACAAACTGGTATGGGATGGCGAAATGCTGCTTGCTGATATGAATGAAGAACCCAAGATCTATGATATACAAAGCGATTTATATGCATTATTTATCTGTATCTGTGAACTGGCTGGCGCACCATCCAGAGACGAACTCACTGATGATGAAGTGCTCAATGATATAGAAAATCCCGATCTTACAGGCATTTTCAGCACTATGAACTTTGATTTAAACATGAAAAACCAATTGGAACAAGCCATTAGAGGAGCTCTTCGTGCTAACAAAATGCAAAGAACACCTCATAATGAAGTCTTAGTTGTTTTTCAAAAAGCATTAGCAGAAGTTCGCAAAAATAAATTGATGCCTCAGATGACAACACCGAATACAAACACCATACAAGTCACAGCTGAAGGCCTAAAAGTGTGGGTAGAGCAACCTCTAGACCAGATGATACTTGTGGAAGAAAATAAAGGACGAGATAGAAAAATTACGCTGAAATCATGGCTTGGGCAGTTTCGCAAATTGTGCTCTTTGGCAAGTGCGGAAGAAAGTAAACGATTTAATACGTGGTGCTCCAGTAGCGTAAATTTTCGTTTCCAGAGCATTTTTATTTTCAATTTACTGCGGTTTAATTTGCTTAATGAGTACAATGATGAGGCATGTGTTCGCCTCCTTCTTCGTCACGAACAACTCATCGCACCGTTAAAAACAGAACAATTTTTACCAGACCTTTGGCAAAAACGTTTTCAAATGCTTACTCATTCAATGTCGCTACAATTGACAACAACACAAGCCGATCAATGTGCGGAATTGGGTCTGCTAAAACGCAATATAAGTCACTTCTTGAAGCAAAAAATCCATGAGAAATCGCTTAAGTTATTCCATGTTATGCAACAGCAGCTCGCTGAACAATTGAAGTTAGATTATAAAGACTGGGTAGAGCAATTACCTGAATTTGCTAAGTTGTTTAATAGACAATATCAATGTGTTGTTAAAACAGAAGAGTTACGCAAGAAAATAACTCCAATCTTTTCTTCACAGAATGACCTTAAGCAGCAATTTCAAAAATGGGGACTGACGATCTTTAATAATGCCGAGGAAGGAAATTTTCCTGAGAAAATTGATGAGTATTTTACTCATTATTCCTTCCTCTTTGAGTTGCTGACTCATTTTGACACTCAACGTCAAGTTATAATGCCTCTATTTGATCTAGTTCCAGAATTAAACCAGTCCCCTATTAATTGGCAGTCAATTGAGGAGTCTATTAAGAAATTACAACTGGCTGATTTACAAATGGTTACGGCTTTGTCTCAAAAGTTAGAGTTACTTCTTTTAATTCATGATGTCTATGCATGCTTAATTAATCAATCTGATGTCATTATTGAAGCAAATAAAACGAAGTTCGCTACATTGATTAAACATGTAGTAGACCAAACACTACCTGAAAAAGAACTCAAAACCAAGTTCGAAGAGATGAACGATTATTTTGAGGATTTAGATGAATTAGGTTCCTTTATGGACCAATGTGATAAGCCATACCCTAATATCCAAGAAGCCATTGGTATTTTATTAAACAATAACTACAAGATTGTAGAGCTCGCAGATGCAATACGTGCTAAGAATCAAGACTTCCTGCTGATAAGGCTGGATAGAGGTTTAAAAGTTATCTTATCTGAAGGTGAAAATTCATCAGCATTAAATGAACGGATTTTTACCGAAATGTCTCGATTTTTTGCTATCCCCCTTAGATACATTCCGCCAACTCCCAAGGTACATTCACAGGGTAATTTCAATAGCATGTTCCTACTACTGCCGAACACGGAAAAAGATGAAATAACGACTCCATTTCACTTTCGTTTTTAA
- a CDS encoding gamma-glutamylcyclotransferase family protein, giving the protein MNANHTEKLFSYGTLRYENVQLTNFGRKLEGTQDALPGFALSMIEIKAPEVVLTSGERFHPIITYTGNPSDQVEGMVFHIGSDELEQADKYEVAEYKRISVQLASGIQAWVYINAEQPENQG; this is encoded by the coding sequence ATGAATGCTAATCATACTGAAAAGCTATTTTCCTATGGCACCTTGCGCTATGAAAATGTCCAGTTAACTAATTTTGGTCGTAAACTAGAAGGCACTCAAGATGCTTTACCTGGATTTGCTCTGTCTATGATTGAAATAAAAGCTCCTGAAGTTGTTTTAACCAGTGGCGAGAGATTTCATCCAATTATTACTTATACTGGCAATCCCTCCGATCAAGTAGAGGGCATGGTGTTTCATATCGGCAGCGATGAATTAGAGCAAGCAGATAAATATGAAGTAGCAGAATATAAACGCATCAGTGTTCAACTAGCCTCAGGCATTCAAGCTTGGGTGTATATCAACGCAGAACAGCCAGAAAATCAAGGATAA
- a CDS encoding Tim44 domain-containing protein, with product MRNLFTCLLITLLSFGLVVNEAAAKRFGGGRSFGVQRSQSSLMSSHKPQQSTAALGQKSPASKWGGMLGGLLVGGLLASLFMGHGVASGIISWLILGAVVFFIVGFFRRRMQPSMQGAGSNAFGQSFSNFTQQFTNNNPGGSSSNSSASDYPADFDQENFLRDAKVCFIRLQTAYDQKNLQDLTTFTAPEVFGEIKMQLDERGDSPNKTEVITLNAELLDVSKQVDSSIASVRFTGTIKENDDPITQLNEIWHFRRFGNSKDWVVGGIQQEINPL from the coding sequence ATGCGTAATCTTTTTACATGTTTACTAATTACATTACTATCATTTGGATTGGTAGTTAATGAAGCAGCAGCGAAGCGTTTTGGTGGGGGCCGTAGTTTTGGGGTACAACGTTCACAAAGTAGTCTAATGTCATCACATAAACCACAACAAAGTACTGCTGCATTGGGACAGAAGTCTCCTGCAAGCAAATGGGGCGGCATGCTCGGTGGTCTTTTAGTTGGAGGTTTATTAGCCAGTTTGTTTATGGGGCATGGGGTAGCCAGCGGAATCATCTCCTGGTTAATTCTTGGAGCCGTAGTATTTTTCATTGTCGGTTTCTTCCGCAGAAGAATGCAACCCAGTATGCAAGGGGCAGGATCCAATGCATTTGGGCAATCATTTAGTAATTTTACCCAACAATTTACTAACAATAATCCTGGTGGCTCATCCAGCAATAGCTCAGCCTCAGATTATCCAGCAGATTTTGACCAAGAGAATTTTTTGCGTGATGCCAAAGTTTGTTTTATACGACTACAAACTGCTTACGATCAAAAGAATCTGCAAGATTTAACAACCTTTACTGCTCCAGAAGTTTTTGGAGAAATTAAAATGCAATTGGACGAGCGTGGCGATTCTCCCAATAAAACAGAAGTCATTACTTTAAATGCAGAATTGCTCGATGTTTCAAAACAAGTCGACTCTAGTATAGCCAGCGTTCGTTTTACTGGAACTATTAAAGAAAATGATGATCCTATTACTCAACTTAATGAAATATGGCATTTCCGTCGATTTGGTAACAGCAAAGATTGGGTTGTCGGCGGAATCCAGCAAGAAATAAATCCACTTTAA
- the greA gene encoding transcription elongation factor GreA gives MSKHPMTVPGAEALKEELKRLKFVDRPRIVEAIAEARAHGDLKENAEYHAAREQQSFNEGRIQELEAKLSNAQIIDISKIPNTGKVIFGATVTICHVATDAELTYQIVGEDEANIKLNKISYSSPIGRALIGKQLDDTVTVTTPGGIVEYEIINVQY, from the coding sequence ATGAGTAAACATCCCATGACCGTACCAGGGGCAGAAGCATTAAAAGAAGAATTAAAGCGCTTAAAATTTGTAGATAGGCCTCGTATTGTTGAAGCTATTGCTGAGGCTCGAGCACATGGTGACTTAAAAGAGAATGCTGAATATCATGCTGCGCGAGAGCAACAAAGTTTTAATGAAGGCCGTATTCAGGAGCTTGAAGCAAAATTATCAAATGCGCAAATAATAGATATTAGTAAGATACCTAATACAGGGAAAGTTATTTTTGGTGCAACAGTGACTATTTGCCATGTTGCAACAGATGCCGAACTGACCTATCAAATTGTTGGTGAAGACGAAGCCAATATTAAATTGAATAAGATCTCTTATAGCTCTCCTATTGGTCGTGCTTTGATTGGTAAGCAATTAGATGACACCGTCACAGTGACCACTCCGGGTGGTATAGTTGAATACGAAATTATAAATGTTCAATACTAG